The Clostridium septicum genome contains a region encoding:
- a CDS encoding GatB/YqeY domain-containing protein, translating into MPIKDRLQEDWKTALKSKDKFRANVISTAKSAILLVEKTDGVKLEDDKVIEILAKEVKQRREAMLEFEKGNRQDLVDQNKAEIEILLNYLPQQLNEQEILEIIKVSATEVGANNIKDMGKVMAVVRPKVMGRADGKLVSQIVKDYLTNK; encoded by the coding sequence ATGCCAATTAAAGATAGACTTCAAGAAGATTGGAAAACTGCATTAAAATCTAAAGATAAATTTAGAGCAAATGTCATAAGTACCGCTAAGTCTGCAATACTTTTGGTTGAAAAGACTGATGGTGTTAAGCTTGAGGACGATAAGGTTATTGAAATTTTAGCTAAAGAAGTCAAGCAAAGAAGAGAAGCTATGCTTGAATTTGAAAAGGGAAATAGACAGGATTTAGTAGATCAGAATAAAGCTGAAATAGAGATCTTGTTAAACTACCTTCCTCAGCAGTTAAATGAACAAGAAATTTTAGAAATTATTAAAGTTTCAGCTACAGAAGTAGGCGCTAATAACATTAAAGACATGGGAAAAGTTATGGCAGTGGTTAGACCTAAAGTAATGGGTAGAGCCGATGGTAAGCTTGTAAGTCAAATTGTAAAAGATTATTTAACTAATAAATAG
- a CDS encoding histidine triad nucleotide-binding protein translates to MNCIFCKIINGEIPTEKIYEDEKVVAFNDINKEAPIHFLVIPKVHIQSVNEINKDNSDIISHIFMVINKIVKELGIDKSGYRIVNNCGNDGGQTVNHIHFHVLGQRELKWPPG, encoded by the coding sequence ATGAATTGTATTTTTTGTAAAATAATAAATGGTGAAATACCAACTGAAAAGATTTATGAGGATGAAAAAGTTGTGGCTTTTAATGATATAAATAAAGAAGCACCAATACACTTTTTAGTTATACCTAAGGTTCATATACAAAGTGTAAATGAAATAAATAAAGATAATTCAGATATTATTTCACATATATTTATGGTTATTAATAAAATAGTAAAAGAACTAGGTATAGACAAATCTGGATATAGAATTGTTAATAATTGTGGAAATGATGGTGGCCAAACTGTAAATCATATTCATTTTCATGTTTTAGGACAAAGAGAATTAAAGTGGCCACCAGGTTAA
- the mtaB gene encoding tRNA (N(6)-L-threonylcarbamoyladenosine(37)-C(2))-methylthiotransferase MtaB produces the protein MKVAFATLGCRVNVYESEAMAEKFIREGYEVVDFSEVADVYVINTCTVTNMGDKKSRQIIGRARRLNENAIIAVVGCYSQMAPKEVSEIPGVDVVLGTRNKGDVVYYVNKAKDEGKNQVHVEGVLKNKKFEDLNIEDYQDKTRAFLKIQDGCNRFCTYCLIPYARGSVCSKDPKKVISEVKKLAEHGFKEIILSGIHTASYGLDLEGNVTLINIIEEIEKVEGIERIRIGSIEPAFFTPEVIEKIKKFKKLCPHFHLSLQSGCDATLKRMNRRYTSKEYEDTVKLLRETLKGVSITTDVIVGFPGETEEEFNETLEFLKRIKLTKTHVFKYSPRKGTKAADMENQIDGNIKEKRSKILIDLSNKNEEEFNKKFINSKMDVLIEKEVKEKEGIFEGYTRNYIKIEVPCTCSDITGKIVDIKIIEANGELAKAELL, from the coding sequence ATGAAAGTTGCATTTGCTACATTAGGGTGTAGAGTTAACGTATATGAATCAGAAGCTATGGCAGAAAAGTTTATAAGAGAAGGTTATGAGGTTGTAGACTTTAGTGAAGTTGCTGACGTTTATGTTATAAATACATGTACAGTTACAAATATGGGTGATAAAAAATCTAGACAAATTATAGGAAGAGCAAGAAGATTAAATGAAAATGCTATTATAGCTGTTGTTGGTTGTTATTCACAAATGGCACCAAAGGAAGTTTCTGAAATACCAGGTGTAGATGTAGTTCTTGGAACTAGAAATAAAGGTGATGTTGTTTACTATGTGAATAAGGCTAAAGATGAAGGGAAAAACCAAGTTCATGTTGAAGGTGTTCTTAAGAATAAAAAGTTTGAAGACTTAAATATAGAAGATTATCAAGATAAAACTAGAGCTTTTCTTAAAATACAAGATGGTTGTAATAGATTTTGTACATATTGTTTAATACCTTATGCAAGGGGATCAGTTTGTTCAAAGGATCCTAAAAAGGTTATAAGTGAAGTTAAAAAACTGGCAGAGCATGGTTTTAAAGAAATAATATTATCAGGAATACATACAGCATCATATGGACTAGATTTAGAAGGAAATGTAACTCTTATAAATATAATAGAAGAAATTGAAAAGGTAGAAGGAATTGAGAGAATAAGAATAGGATCAATAGAACCAGCTTTCTTTACTCCAGAAGTTATTGAAAAGATAAAGAAATTTAAAAAGTTATGTCCTCATTTTCATTTGTCATTACAAAGTGGATGTGACGCTACATTAAAAAGAATGAATAGAAGATATACGTCTAAAGAATATGAAGATACAGTAAAATTACTTAGAGAAACTTTAAAAGGTGTTTCAATAACAACTGATGTTATAGTTGGATTTCCAGGAGAAACAGAAGAAGAATTTAATGAAACTTTAGAGTTTTTAAAGAGAATAAAATTAACTAAGACTCATGTATTTAAATATAGTCCAAGAAAAGGCACAAAAGCTGCTGATATGGAAAATCAAATAGATGGAAATATTAAGGAAAAAAGAAGCAAAATATTAATAGATTTAAGTAATAAAAATGAAGAAGAATTTAATAAAAAATTTATAAATTCTAAAATGGATGTTCTTATTGAAAAAGAAGTAAAAGAAAAAGAGGGTATATTTGAAGGATATACAAGGAATTATATAAAGATAGAAGTGCCTTGCACATGTTCAGATATTACTGGTAAAATTGTAGATATAAAAATAATAGAAGCTAATGGAGAATTGGCAAAGGCTGAACTGCTTTAA
- the rpsU gene encoding 30S ribosomal protein S21 encodes MSEIKVGENETLESALRRFKRKCARAGVLSEVRKREHYEKPSVKRKKKSEAARKRKFK; translated from the coding sequence ATGTCAGAAATAAAAGTTGGAGAAAACGAAACACTTGAAAGTGCGTTAAGAAGATTTAAAAGAAAATGCGCTAGAGCTGGAGTTCTTTCAGAAGTAAGGAAGAGAGAACATTATGAAAAGCCAAGCGTGAAGAGAAAGAAGAAATCAGAAGCTGCTAGAAAGAGAAAGTTCAAGTAA